The Sphingobacteriales bacterium nucleotide sequence AAAACAATTGGATGATGCGCAATTATTAAATTACAATTCTTTGCAATAGCTTCTTCTAGTATACATTCAATACTATCTAAGCATATTATAACTCCTGTACATTCATTGTTTTTTTGTCCAACAATTAATCCAGCATTATCATATTGTTCTTGATAATTTGTTGGTGCAAATTTTTCTATTTCTGATATAATGTCTGCAATCTTCATGATGTAAAAATACTAAATGTCTACCTAGTTTTTATCTATTGTTAAACAGTATTGTACTATATATTTTCTAACTTGTGCTTAGTGAATAATAATATCATATGAAATCATTTAATAATAAAATAGTTGTAATTACTGGTGCTGGCTCAGGAATTGGTAGAGCTTTATCGATTGCTTTTGCTAAAAACGGTGCTCGCTTAGCATTATCAGACATAAATAAAGATGCCTTGACTGAAACTGTGCGTCTTTGCAAAGCAACAGATATTTATACAGAAACATTTAACGTTTCGGACAAAAAACAATTTCAACAATTTGCAAAAAACACTATAAAACACTTTTCTACAGTAGATATTGTTATTAATAATGCAGGCGTGGCATTAGGCAAATCTAAATTGATAGATTTGACTTACGAAGAATTTGAATGGCTAATGGGCATCAATTTTTGGGGCGTTGTGTATGGTACAAAAGAATTTTTACCTTATTTGATTGCTAAAAAGAAGTCGCTATTGTCAATATTTCTAGTTTGTTTGGGTTGGCTGGCATTGCAGAGCAAGTGCCATATTGTGCATCAAAATTTGCAGTAAGAGGCTTATCTGAGTCATTGAGAATGGAATTGATGGATACGAATGTAAAAGTACATTCTGTACATCCTGGTGGTATTAAAACAAATATTGCCAACAATGCACGTGTTACTTCAAATGCAAACCAAGAAGAAGCAAAAAGTATGTTGGAGAAGTTTAACGAAACAGCATTAATACATACACCAGAAAAGGCTGCACAAGTCATTATGAATGGAATAAAAAATAAGCAAGAAAAGATTATGATAGGTTTTGAAACATATATTGCAGATTCATTGATTAGAGCATTGCCTGAAAAGTACACCACTGTACTTGGAAAACTAATTAAACAACAAATGGGTTGATAAAATAAAAACAGAGAAAGTAATTATTCAATAAATAAGATTTAATATCTTTGAAGAGCTACTATTTAGTAGCTCTTTTTTTATTTATGCAACAGATTAGAAACATACCTCAGAAGTATTTGAATATTATTTTCGTATTTGCATCATTATTGGTTTACAATAGTATTATATTATATAAATACAAAAACTATGGTCTACTAACAAGAAACTACATATTAGCACAGTTTTCATTTACATATCAAAAAGTTGGATTTATATCACGTGGACTTGTGCCAAGTATTTTAGAGTTATTTGATATGAATAGCAAAATATATATTTTAATATGTTTTAACATATTTATTATATTATATACATACGCGATTTTAAAGATATTAAATCTATATAGTGCTAGTAAAACAAGATTATCTGTAATAGCATTTTTATTTCTATTTTTTGGTGTTCCGCATTTTGCACAAGATGCATTTAGAATGGATTTAGTAATTCAAACTATTTGTCTATTTATATTTATATCATTAAAAAGACACCAAATCATAGCTGTATTAATATTGTCAATAATTTCTATGTTTGTGCACGAAGCATCTATATTTTTAATAATACCTATTTTATTTATTTCCAAACTAAGTACATACAAAAAAATTTCAACAACAATATTTCTGTCATTATTGTTTATTCTAATTTCAATTTATTCTACAAAAATTAATGAACATTATGCAATTAAACTAGTACAAAATTATTTACATATTTATTCTATTCCAAAAGAAATTTATTTATTGCATATACAAAAAATTGATACTACTTTTACAAATATATTTTCAACATATAATTTGTCAATTTTAATTTTAGTTGGATTTATATATATAGTTATCTTGATATTTTCATTCCCAAAACTATTTAAAGCAAATACTTATAAGTTTTCATTTCTTGTTTTTTTTCCTTTATTATTATGTCTTATTGCTGTTGATTATTATAGATGGTATTGCTTTATGTTTTTTCTTGCAATGATTATGTATTATAATTATGGTTATATATTTACAAGGAAGTCGTTTTATATTCTATTAGGAACGACTATTTTATTAGGAATTCCAGATTCTATTAATCTTAGATTTGGTGTCTTACCATTATTACTACAAATTATAGGGAAATAGTATGGAAATTGAAGAAATCAATGTTTTTACAAATGGTGATGCTCGCAAATTGAGTACATGGTCTAATTTCCCTTATTTTTTTACTGAAAGTTTAAAATCTAAAGGAATCAAGGTAAATTATATCAATACACAGCCAAATAAGATTCTAAAAAATATTTACAAATTTTCCATTTGGCAAATTTTAAAAGGAACTCCCAAATACGACAGCTATGATTATTATAGAACAAAATTTAATAGATTTTTTGTTAATAAAATTATTAAAAATGCTGTTAGAAAATACCCAAATGCGGATGTCAATTTATTTTTAAATTTTAGTTTCTCAGCAAAACCGTTTTCAGCAAAGCCAACAATACTATTTGGTGATTGGACATATGAGTTATATTTTAAACAATTTAAAAACAGGAAGCCTTCTAATTTGGAGCAATCTTTTATTGATGCAGAAAATAATTGCATAGAAACTGCTAATGCTGTTTTTGTGATGTTTCCAAGAATGGCAAAATTAATTCAAGCTCGATATAAAAATCCAAATATCTATAACTTGAGTGGCTATTTCATCAACTCTACTCAGAATACAAATGCCGATGATATAATACAACAGAAGTTACATTCTTATAAATTATTATTTATTGGTACTATAAAATATATTGAAGGTGCAAATATTTTAATTGATGCAGTAAGCAAGCTATTACCAAAGTATCCAAAATTAGAAGTACATATTATTGGCATGAAATCATCTGATTTTAATAAACTTCCAGATTTTGTACATTGTTATGGTTATTTAGATAAAGCAAAAAATGATGATAGAAATATCTATAACAACTTAATGGAAAGTGCAAAAATGATTGTAAATACAACACCAAAATGGAGTGGTTTCTCTTCAGTAATTGAAGCTATGTATTTTTACAATCCAGTAATAACTACTGCCTATGATGACTTTTTTAGAAACTTTTGATACTCCAATAAATTTTGGCATTATCAATAAAAGTAATAACACACTTGCCGAAGAAATTAGTAATATTATTGAAGATATCAATTACACACAACTTTGCATGAACGCACACAATGCTGTAAAAGATTTTACTTGGGAAAATTATATTAATAAGTTCATTAAAGTACTTAAATCACTCTAAACTTCTGCTGCTAATCTTGCGGCTTGGTTGATGGCTCTTTTGGCATCTAGCTCGCCTGCTTCGAAAGCACCACCTATTACATGTACTTTTTTGCCCATTTCCACCAATGGTTGCTCCAAACTACGTTGTGATACTTGTCCTGCACAGATTACAACATTATCACATGGATAAACTTGTGCTTGTTTATCTTTATCTAAGTAATGTAAGCCTTTGTCATCTATTTTTAAGTATTCTACACCAGCTATCATCTTCACTTTTTTCATCTTCAATGTTGTACGATGTATCCAGCCTGTTGTTTTGCCTAATTTTGCACCTACTTTTCCTGCTGTGCGCTGAAACATGACTACCTTTCTTGCTGGTGCTTCTATTTCTTGTTGTATGCCAGCTACACCACCACGTACTTCATTTGTTCTATCTACGCCCCATTCTTTCAGCCATGCTTCTTTATTTAATGTGGTGCTTTCGCCTTCGTGCGTCAAAAATTCCGCCACATCAAAGCCAATGCCACCTGCGCCAATTACTGCAACTGTATCACCTACTTTTGCATTGTTTTTTAATACATCAATATAGCCTAATACTTTTGGATGATCTGTTCCTTCAAAACGCACATCACGTGGCGTAATTCCTGTTGCAATGACTACTTCATCATAATTTGCTAAATCTTTTGCGTCTACTCTTTTATTCAATTGTACATCTACTTTATGTTTTTTCAATTGTACATCAAAATATCTTAAGGTTTCGTAAAATTCTTCTTTACCAGGAATTCTTTTTGCCATATTAAACTGTCCACCAATTTTATCATCTGCATCAAATAATGTAACTTGATGTCCACGCTCTGCAGCAATAGAAGAAAATGCCATGCCTGCTGGACCAGCACCGACAACCGCAATCTTTTTTGATGTTGATGTTGGCAAATATGCTATTTCTGTTTCATGACATGCTCTTGGATTTACCAAACATGATGATAATTTATTTGAGAATGTATGATCTAAGCATGCTTGATTGCAAGCAATACAAGTATTAATTTCTTCTTCCTTACCTTGTTTTGCTTTCTTTACCCAATTTTCGTCTGCCAAAAATGGTCGAGCCATACTCACCATATCTGCGCAACCATCTGCCAAAACTTGCTCAGCCACACTTGGCATGTTTATTCTATTTGAAGTACATAATGGAACTGATACTTCTGGTTTTAATTTTTGTGTTACCCAAGAGAATCCTGCTCTTGGTACAGATGTTGCAATGGTTGGTATTCTTGCTTCGTGCCATCCAATTCCTGTGTTTATTATTGTTGCACCAGCTTTCTCTACATTTTTTGCTAATTGAACAATTTCTTCCCAAGTACTACCATCTTCTATCAAATCTAACATAGACAAACGATAAATGATGATAAAATCTTTACCTACTTTTTGTCTTGCTTTTTCTATAATTTCTATTGGGAATCGCATTCTATTTTCATAGCTTCCACCATATTCATCAGTTCTTTGGTTAGTATGTTTTACTAGAAATTGATTAATTAAATAACCTTCGCTTCCCATAATTTCCACGCCATCGTATCCTGCTTCTCTGGCAAGTGCAGCACAATCTGCAAAATCACTGATGGTGCGTTTTACGCCTCTTGTTGTTAGTGCTCTTGGTTTGAATGGATTGATTGGTGCTTGTATTCTACTAGGTGCCACACTTAATGGATGATATGCATACCTACCTGCGTGCAATATTTGCATGGCAATTTTTCCGCCTTCGCTGTGTACTGCATCAGTTACAATTTTATGTCTACGCACATGTGCGCTATTGGTCATTCTTTCTGCAAATGGTTTTAACCAACCTTCCCAATTTGGTGCCATGCCTCCTGTTACTATTAGACCTACATCGCCTTTTGCTCTTTCTGCGTAAAATGCAGCTAATTTATTAAAA carries:
- a CDS encoding glycosyltransferase, with the protein product MEIEEINVFTNGDARKLSTWSNFPYFFTESLKSKGIKVNYINTQPNKILKNIYKFSIWQILKGTPKYDSYDYYRTKFNRFFVNKIIKNAVRKYPNADVNLFLNFSFSAKPFSAKPTILFGDWTYELYFKQFKNRKPSNLEQSFIDAENNCIETANAVFVMFPRMAKLIQARYKNPNIYNLSGYFINSTQNTNADDIIQQKLHSYKLLFIGTIKYIEGANILIDAVSKLLPKYPKLEVHIIGMKSSDFNKLPDFVHCYGYLDKAKNDDRNIYNNLMESAKMIVNTTPKWSGFSSVIEAMYFYNPVITTAYDDFFRNF
- a CDS encoding NADPH-dependent 2,4-dienoyl-CoA reductase; protein product: MNKYPILLSELDLGFTKLKNRVLMGSMHTNLEEDKDGFNKLAAFYAERAKGDVGLIVTGGMAPNWEGWLKPFAERMTNSAHVRRHKIVTDAVHSEGGKIAMQILHAGRYAYHPLSVAPSRIQAPINPFKPRALTTRGVKRTISDFADCAALAREAGYDGVEIMGSEGYLINQFLVKHTNQRTDEYGGSYENRMRFPIEIIEKARQKVGKDFIIIYRLSMLDLIEDGSTWEEIVQLAKNVEKAGATIINTGIGWHEARIPTIATSVPRAGFSWVTQKLKPEVSVPLCTSNRINMPSVAEQVLADGCADMVSMARPFLADENWVKKAKQGKEEEINTCIACNQACLDHTFSNKLSSCLVNPRACHETEIAYLPTSTSKKIAVVGAGPAGMAFSSIAAERGHQVTLFDADDKIGGQFNMAKRIPGKEEFYETLRYFDVQLKKHKVDVQLNKRVDAKDLANYDEVVIATGITPRDVRFEGTDHPKVLGYIDVLKNNAKVGDTVAVIGAGGIGFDVAEFLTHEGESTTLNKEAWLKEWGVDRTNEVRGGVAGIQQEIEAPARKVVMFQRTAGKVGAKLGKTTGWIHRTTLKMKKVKMIAGVEYLKIDDKGLHYLDKDKQAQVYPCDNVVICAGQVSQRSLEQPLVEMGKKVHVIGGAFEAGELDAKRAINQAARLAAEV